The following DNA comes from Erigeron canadensis isolate Cc75 chromosome 3, C_canadensis_v1, whole genome shotgun sequence.
GTGTGCCAAGTCTTGATTACTATTCTTATTGATTTATGTATTGGTGCACTGTTGGAAGGTAGAATTAATTAAGTAAATACTTGCAGCACAATGCAAGTCTTTCATGGTTGCAAAGGAGAACATAATGTGCTTTTAAATGCTTGTGAGCTTGTCACCAGCTTGCTATGAGCTTAGTTACAAGAGTGATCCTGATGAGcgttcattttgtgataaaaacccttATCGAAAGGCTcaatgtctaaatgagttaattttCCGGAACCATTAGTACTTAATGAATTCCATGTTAACGCAGGTTCACGAAAGATACGAGTGAAGGTAAATGGCATCAAGCGACTCAAGATGAAGGCCTATGAAGctacaagacacaaggaggtGATTCGGGAGCCGAACGAAGCTAAACGAGAAGCAACATGAGCTGCCAGCCTGTGCGTTTTTatttcttgtctttaaatttatgttgtacaagtaactatctaatcTAAACACAcgtaacgagcagagaacctgGTTAGTgtaatatagcctagtggtaagttacaagatcgttcgcagggacgcgttgcgttacctaatctagtagtatgtgtaattctagtttgttttgaggtgttgtcactaactcctaataaactaatacttgaCAGTAAATTATAAATCTAGCCGCAACCTCTTTTCAGCGAGAGGCTAACCTCAAAATATTTGAGAAAAGctaataatagtaattaaattaaaatacttgtttggcatctctgatctcatggtacgaccaaatactatcctactggtttgttagtctgttggaaacttcatcacggctcagattcttgttagattcactttgcctaattagTAGTgatgtcgctagactcacactaccctataaacaaattatcactagattcattgtttaagcattaatgacctaaagtttgtgttattaattcatcttttagttaccaACCGTTAAGCTATGGctagatataattccctccggtgaccacagtgctcggttataagtcaaaggatcgcgtctgacattgttaagcttcatgttcaattcatcctagttactatggttttGGATCCCTCAGTTACAAGTGAACCACTTTTTACTTcgagttatagaccgactagtcgttttctgtcctagcatattagtcctagtgtatgattatagacaaccatcagaattaaactaatatgttcagatataaaaccaatagcaacatgaattactaataaacatggatctacgataaacagtaaaacacactctaacagaatctaaacaaacacagtaaaacaataagcatctacatgatcacatcgatccaaacaagtattcagcctactagcctagcattattaaaggaataacaaagtttgaaaagatgaaagacattgtttgataataaaagtaaataaaagataacagatctagaccaagaatgaagatcggaaggtgttagaagctccaaaacctccttggaatttGCAAAGTCGATCTAGGGTTGTTGTTGGGCGGCTAGGgttgctgaatcggctctctcttggggttttgagggttagtttgaCTTAAATAGTGGTAAAAGTCGGTTTCTGATATGGGCCGACCAACGACTCTGGTGGGCTGACCAGTGGCGCTGGTCCTGGGCTCTtttgggctagcggcgctggtgatcTGGGGAACGGCACTGGTTGTTAGCCAGCGACGCTGGTGGCTGCTATTCTTCTTCGtgcgtcttcgtttggctcccgaatcacttccttgtgtcttgtaacttcataggcttccttcttgagtcacttgatgtcattttcCCTCTCTGGCATCTTCTGTAaacctgcataaacacatcatttattaagtaccaatagtttcGGAAtcataactcatttaagcatagaaatgaagcctttcattagggttttttttatcacaaaggGACGCTCATCACCCTGTAGCCCATCCACCGCCGCTTGGAAGCCCAGTTTAGCAAACCGACTTAAACACTTATTTAAACCGAAGCAGCCCTCAAAACCCTaggagagagccgattcagtaGCCCTAGCCGCCCACATCAAGCCTAGGTCGActtgcagattccaaggaggttttggagcttctaacaccttccaATCTTCATTCTTAACCTAGatctattcttttttttttttttactttcagttggtaaacaatgtctttcacattttcagactttgttattcctttaatgaTGGTAGGCTAGTAGGCTCAATACTtatttggatcgatgtgatcatgtagatgtttatttattttactttatttgttagatcTGCTGGAACCATTGTATAGATGTTGGTCAAGATAGTCATGCCAATGTAAGGAGATCTAATAGAAGATTTAGTTATATGTGTCATTCCTTAATTGACTAGAATCAACCATGGACATATGAACACAAACAATTTGGTTGTGCTAGTGAAAATACcacattaatattaaataaaaaagaaaaatttgacTATATACCACCAAATACGTAATTGTGATTTCTGTATTTGTAGTGTCCTTATTTTAAACTatcatataattattttttattataatacttAGCCAAAAGTTTATTTTAGTAGAGAAATCTGAGCCCGTAGTCCTAAAATCATCCATATGCAATGAGTACATATCTTTGTAGTTTGTATACCACTTTTATGGGGTTGAATTTGGAAACATATCCAAACCCATAAAATTATTTCTAGCAAAATTTCTTATTCTACATTATATTCGTATCTTATActcaaatttatttaaataaaaaacaaaattataaaaggaTAGATAAAGGTAATTTATAAAAGTGAAAATGATCCTTACTGCATGACATTACCCATCTTAGGTACAAACATAttagaaaattttataaattaagggGGAAGGGAGTATAAGGTTGTCATATACTCAAACTTAGGTatggaacctctcacataccatttttttaaccataaaaatcatggaggaccatgtgttttattaattatacaacaaatattaaaatattgttatGTGAGGAGTTCCATACCTAAGTTTGAGTATGAGATAACCTTATATTTACTTTTCCcataaattaaacctttaattgatatacatacataactCCCCTGAATTACATAATCTACTCAAAAATATACATGCTTTACCTAAAATAGATACGAACTCgataaaacttataaaacttacaaaagcttTGGTCTTACAAACGAGTAGTTGTTTTTCTCGTTACAAAAACCGACTTTTGAAAAGAAGATAGAAGGGGTGGGTTTACACTAGAAACATATTCACAAGGGGTTTTACTAAAAAATACAAAGACttgaatgaaaatatatataaagcgGACAAGATTGAAAAGAATTTGCTGTTTTACCCAAACAAAATACTAATAagctttttgaaaaaaaaaaaaaaaagaatatttcaattttttcaaaCTCAAAAacgcatcatcatcatcaaacaaacaaaatcttAATGAAGCTTCTTCCTCtcaattaaacaaacaaaaaaaggtacaatttaacttatatattaacaataatcTAATCtctaaaccctaatttttctcATCAATTTCATCgtaatttctttactttttttttttcaaatttttttcacTTAGTCATAAACCCTAAACTTTATCTTCGATTCAAAAATTTCGAATGCTAATAGGAAATAATTATTGTTCTTTGCTTTTGAATTTgaaatcttgaatttttttgAAGTTGTCATtgtaaattttgaatttgatatatatatatatatatatatgtatattgttattgttattgtttcagATTGAGAGGTGTTAAGGTTTTGGAAATGGCTCCAACGAGAAAGTCGAGAAGTGTGAATAAGCGGTATGCGGATTATGTTGATGTTTCTCCAAGTAAAATTTCTGTCAAAAAATCCGGACAACAggtgagatatatatatatatatatatgtgtgtgtgtgtgtgtgtgtgtgtgtgtgtgtgtattttgaatttgaatttgaattgaGTGTTGGTTTACTGGAATGGTGGTtcaaagttttgaaatttttttactgTTTGATATCTGAAAAAGGATATTGTATTTCTGTATGGTAAAAGATTGTGTTCGAATGCTTCGATTATGTCATGTGGATTTCGGGTTATAAGATGGTTAAAAGGGGACAACTTTTAAAAGTACGGTGGTGAAATAAGATGTAAATAAGTAAGTTGTGTCACAATGGGACAAATGAAAGTATGTGGTAAAAGATATACGGATTGTGGTAAAAATATTTCGGCAAGAAAATCTAGTAACTTTGTCTGATTACGGAATTTGTTTTTGCAGAAGAGGAAGCTTTCTGACATGTTAGGATCTCCATGGACCGATGAAGAGGTTGAACGCTTCTATAAAGCTTATAGGAAGTATGGTAAAGACTGGAAGAAGGTATGTGGatcttcaacatcatcatcatagcCAACTATGTTTATCTCTATACCTTGGTATCGGATTGGCTAATGTGTATGAGTTTCTTATGTTAAAATTAGGTGGCTTCTGTGGTGCGTACAAGGAACTCAGAAATGGCCGAGGCTCTGTACACAATGAATAGGGTAATAAATTATAATGCAAGCGTGTGCAATTCTTATGAAAGGACAATCTTTTGCATTCTGTTGAATATAAGAAATGAATTTCAAGTATGGTTAAATCTTAACTTTATCATTGGCTGATAAAGAAATAGACTTTATAGAACTCCCTTTCCCTATGCTAATAAGACAGAAAACATAGATCAGCCATGTATCTTACGTGCCTGATTACAACtgataaatatgattttttGTGAAATCTTTTTCTCCTTTATTTGGAAACCTTGAGGAGTTTAGTTTGATTGTTATGTTAATATTGGATTCTTGGTTTGAGGATTAACCATATTTCATTTTCGATTTACAGGCATATTTATCCTTGCCGGAGGGAACAGCTTCTGTGGTTGGGTTCGTTGCTATGGTGTCTGACCATTATAATGCCATGGTGATCATTtattacttaatatataattgattatgTTTCTTAATTTTCGTTTTGATGAAAATATACTTTGTAATTGTTCAATACAGGGAATTTGCAttgcttttttgttttgtattaacACGAGAAGTAATTCTATTCCTCTTACTTTGGAAATCTAATTAATGGTTTTGCAAACCTCAATATTGTAGTACTGTATTTTTCTGGGCCAAATGTATGCTCTTCCAGTTTTTTATGCCATCATGAACAGACTTGATTGTTTCTtgttattgtaattgtaatcatTAATATGCTGTCATTGAGTCAACAGATGTTGCTAACATACCAGTTTCACTAATAACAGGAAGGAAGTGATAATGATAAAGAGGCCAATGATTTCCCAAAACCAGTTCAAAAGCCTAAAAAACGTACTCACAGATTGTTACAACAAAATGGAGGGGAAGATCAAAAGCAATCGAGGCTAGTTTCTTCAAGTGACAGACATTTGCCACCACTGAAGATAAGAGAATCCGATGGTAAACTCTTGTCTTACTATTTGTAATGGAGTATAatgttcttatttaaatgaccAATAACTATTTTGTCTGGTTGACTTAATGTCTAATTGTTTGAAATAAACATAGGATGTACTGTTCGGAAAAGGACTCCTCGCTTTCCTGTTAGCCATTTATCTAGAAAAGAAATTAATGGAAACCCGGTCTCACCGTACAAAAAAAGCCAAAAGCGAGAGGTTGACGAAGTGGCACATGGTGCTGCATTGGCATTAACAGAGGCTTTACAAAGAGGAGGCTCCCCACAAGTTTCTCAATCACCATACCACATGAAAACAACACCCCCAAAGGGCAGGCTAAAAATTGTAatgattcattttttttttatctttattccCTAGAAAAATTAAGTCTCTTAGTCTCTTAGATAGTTATCCACCTTTAGTTTTTTTAGAACGGTTATCCGCTCTTACTTATTAGCTATTACATATATGCCATTTATAGTTGGACACAGCAAGATCCAAGCTTCATGGTAATCTGATTGATGAAGACGGTTTTGAGGGCAGCTCAGGAAGTGGAGGAGCTGATAATGTTGGTGGAGAAGTTTACCAAAAAGGGAGAAAGTTCTATGGGCAAAGAGATgataatgaatttgatgatggCGGGGAAGCATGCAGTGGTACGGGAGAAGGACTTGCTGTCGGTATTGAGCTTACAGATGTAAATATTGAGCAATCTTCTTCGCAGggcaaaagaaaaaggaataaaaaACTTTTCTTTAGAGGTACATATAATAGGTTACATATGATATTCAGAAAGTTAAGGGTGTCATCTATAATTAATTACTCATCTCACAATTTTTGGTGATACCAGAAGATCTTAAGTGTTATCTGGGTGTTTATATAAGGATCAGCTCCTAACTTTTATGTCCCTTCTTCTGCGCAGATGAAAGTTCTGGCTTGGACGCGCTGGAAACGTTGGCCAACTTGTCGCTGATGATACAATCTGGTAAATATATCATTCTTATAGGCTTTTGTTCTTtgagtatttatatttttaggtTTACTAGTAAGATAAGGAGTAGTTTGCTTCTGTCGATCCCCTTGCTATGTGTTTGGAAAGATGACAACCAGACTTGCTAACTTTCATTGATTTTATCGGCTATTCTTTGCAAGTGAAACATGTGCTTGCGTAAATTCTTTAGTAgtttattaatgtatatattttctaGTTGATAAATCGtccatataactatatataagaaTATCCATTTTGGTCATTTTACCTATGAAGTCCTTAATCAATCTGATTTTTCCACGACACTCAAACATCCATAAATCAGACTATTACTGCAGTACAACTTTAGTATCAGCTTTGGTGTGACCTTTGTTATTCTTGATTAGTTGCTAGATATGGTCAACTCATCTGTTCCATATGGAATTTACTGAAGTggtagtttttaaatttttagtttgcTGGATATTATATCCATCATGAATGTACAGTCATTCTATCATGTTTTTCTATTGGGAATTGATATTAGTACCatgtaagtttattaacttaTCACAGCCATGCAATATATGCTTGTACAGCGTGCTGTAAAGATTATACTGTATGgtaattttatcaaatattatggtactaatatcacctCCCTTTTCTATTCatcatatgtttcttttcatCTTTACTTCAATAGCATTTAGCTACCTACCTGGTACTAAGTCATGTAGTTGCGTTAGCTTGAAAGTTAAACAAGGGATTATTTGAATGAGCTCAACACTTAAGAACCATTTTTAACTTCTATAGCATTTCTCTTCTCACCTTTATTTCTTAGTTTGTTTGACTTCCTCTGAAATTCGGATGATATCATCTTCAAACATAATTcttgatatatcatatatctcAAAAAATGATGCCAGCACACTGGCTTACTTGTTCCAATGCTTGCGATATGTTATTTATAGCtctattatttttttggtttttttcttGTGTCACATACTAGTGCATGATGGTTCTGTATATATGATCTTTTTGTTGATGTCAAGTATCTTAGTCTGATGAATCGTACAATTGCAATTGCTGTGTGCAGATTCACCTGCACTGAAAGAGGATAAGCCACCTACTGTTCATAGGAGATACAAAACTAAAGTGTCAGCTGACAAAGATAAAGGATTAAATGAGTTCCCCAGATCTGATGTTTCTAAATCTGGAAGGTCTAAATCAGGAAGGGAATCAAAAGTTGATTACAAGGCTTTATCTGAAGGAAAGCAACTGAACCAGTCTACCAATAAATCatggaaaaggaaaaacaagTCATCGTCATTTGACGTAAGTTTCAAGAAGGGGGGAATATACTGTCatccatttttttctttaatcctttttttctttgttgtcCTTAAACTGTTTATGTGTTTGTCTTGTTCATCTGTTACTAGTCAACTATATAGATCACCTAATGAGTCGTTTATATTTTTTGGACATAATTTAGGTCcttgatgaagaagaaaaaattgaaaataaagtCATATTTGCCAGTGAAGATAATGCTCCTTCAAAAAGTTATAAATCTACAAGACTTGTTGAATATTCTTCTTCAAATAGTAATACGTCAAGGACAGGAGCTGACTCAGCAATATCGACAGCCCTGATTCCGACTTCTGATGGTGTCGAGCTGCCATCTAAAAGAAGAAATAAGCGTAAAGTGATTCCAAATAGGTTAACTAACCACGAGGAGATGAAATCAGCAAAGGTCAATGTGAAAGATCAACCAAATAAAAAGACCAGACCCCAGGAAGGGGCCCACCACTTGAAGGTTTTTATTCAGctccttaattttttttttaatttttttaatatagctAGAGGTGGCAATTATAACTCATTTACTTACGAATGAGTCGATTTGGGTTTATGATCTATCTTAAACAGGTCATATAAAAGTAAGGATAAATACAAATTGGGTCAACTTGGTCGAAAGTTGGCTAAAGTGTATTTCTATTGCATGACCTACTAAATCTCTTCTTTTAATGAGTTAAATTATTTACCTTATGTTTATTGATTTTGGGGACATGGTTATCAAATTTTTCTCTCTATAGGAAATAAAA
Coding sequences within:
- the LOC122593432 gene encoding protein ALWAYS EARLY 3-like isoform X2 produces the protein MAPTRKSRSVNKRYADYVDVSPSKISVKKSGQQKRKLSDMLGSPWTDEEVERFYKAYRKYGKDWKKVASVVRTRNSEMAEALYTMNRAYLSLPEGTASVVGFVAMVSDHYNAMEGSDNDKEANDFPKPVQKPKKRTHRLLQQNGGEDQKQSRLVSSSDRHLPPLKIRESDGCTVRKRTPRFPVSHLSRKEINGNPVSPYKKSQKREVDEVAHGAALALTEALQRGGSPQVSQSPYHMKTTPPKGRLKILDTARSKLHGNLIDEDGFEGSSGSGGADNVGGEVYQKGRKFYGQRDDNEFDDGGEACSGTGEGLAVGIELTDVNIEQSSSQGKRKRNKKLFFRDESSGLDALETLANLSLMIQSDSPALKEDKPPTVHRRYKTKVSADKDKGLNEFPRSDVSKSGRSKSGRESKVDYKALSEGKQLNQSTNKSWKRKNKSSSFDVLDEEEKIENKVIFASEDNAPSKSYKSTRLVEYSSSNSNTSRTGADSAISTALIPTSDGVELPSKRRNKRKVIPNRLTNHEEMKSAKVNVKDQPNKKTRPQEGAHHLKDKALRHLSSPMVRRWSTYEWFYSAIDYPWFAKREFVEYLHHVGLGHIPRLTKVEWGVIRSSLGKPRRFSRNFLREEREKLWQYRDSVRKHYTELRSGTREGLPTDLARPLAVGQRVIAIHPEFREVYDGCVLNVDHDKCRIQFDRPDIGVAFVKDIDCMPLNPLENMPEALRRENSALYRFSMNSEEKRLPQSATGLLVLQSSRDHLEQSPVIPLGNNRVGHIGSGAPVRAAESFIAQHATYAPPGSVSQMQSRETDIRALSELTRALDKKEAILTELKLVNDGLMSHKNETGIDLKVTSALVNLRQRNTYLGNPLPPSQKPQSSSSDIVSPAGPADNAPSNNQLASNVVEIVNNSRLEAHKLVHTAMQAMSKIKVEQNVRSTVATVLDSLAKRCPIEYGSSTIRSSEQANGGVFKHKLNSAVDPSLSNQASDSKLLHDSSDTDATIPFELIVSCVATYHMIQMCTERQYPPADVVQMLDSAFANLHPQCPQNLPIFREIQMCMGRVKTQILALVPS
- the LOC122593432 gene encoding protein ALWAYS EARLY 3-like isoform X1 encodes the protein MAPTRKSRSVNKRYADYVDVSPSKISVKKSGQQKRKLSDMLGSPWTDEEVERFYKAYRKYGKDWKKVASVVRTRNSEMAEALYTMNRAYLSLPEGTASVVGFVAMVSDHYNAMEGSDNDKEANDFPKPVQKPKKRTHRLLQQNGGEDQKQSRLVSSSDRHLPPLKIRESDGCTVRKRTPRFPVSHLSRKEINGNPVSPYKKSQKREVDEVAHGAALALTEALQRGGSPQVSQSPYHMKTTPPKGRLKILDTARSKLHGNLIDEDGFEGSSGSGGADNVGGEVYQKGRKFYGQRDDNEFDDGGEACSGTGEGLAVGIELTDVNIEQSSSQGKRKRNKKLFFRDESSGLDALETLANLSLMIQSDSPALKEDKPPTVHRRYKTKVSADKDKGLNEFPRSDVSKSGRSKSGRESKVDYKALSEGKQLNQSTNKSWKRKNKSSSFDVLDEEEKIENKVIFASEDNAPSKSYKSTRLVEYSSSNSNTSRTGADSAISTALIPTSDGVELPSKRRNKRKVIPNRLTNHEEMKSAKVNVKDQPNKKTRPQEGAHHLKDKALRHLSSPMVRRWSTYEWFYSAIDYPWFAKREFVEYLHHVGLGHIPRLTKVEWGVIRSSLGKPRRFSRNFLREEREKLWQYRDSVRKHYTELRSGTREGLPTDLARPLAVGQRVIAIHPEFREVYDGCVLNVDHDKCRIQFDRPDIGVAFVKDIDCMPLNPLENMPEALRRENSALYRFSMNSEEKRLPQSATGLLVLQSSRDHLEQSPVIPLGNNRVGHIGSGAPVRAAESFIAQHATYAPPGSVSQMQSRETDIRALSELTRALDKKEAILTELKLVNDGLMSHKNETGIDLKVSESFKKDYAMVLLQLKEASDQVTSALVNLRQRNTYLGNPLPPSQKPQSSSSDIVSPAGPADNAPSNNQLASNVVEIVNNSRLEAHKLVHTAMQAMSKIKVEQNVRSTVATVLDSLAKRCPIEYGSSTIRSSEQANGGVFKHKLNSAVDPSLSNQASDSKLLHDSSDTDATIPFELIVSCVATYHMIQMCTERQYPPADVVQMLDSAFANLHPQCPQNLPIFREIQMCMGRVKTQILALVPS